From the genome of Nomia melanderi isolate GNS246 chromosome 14, iyNomMela1, whole genome shotgun sequence, one region includes:
- the LOC116427183 gene encoding DIS3-like exonuclease 2 isoform X2: MSSSGSLKNTFHKVSILKNCENEINPTPHCSKTMDEKVDERKNRSIRVESNGKKQQKNKNSCMKLKIIPKCDNDRDYMLKNFKKLTLQEPSVTDLKTKVQKIERIRPDNNFQDEQQNLPKQRNKKTLKTGKERHKLKEPKYQEFECDSTKKTENIKEENVFNAQGKAPKQLKGKDKFPEHIPRDQVREILSNQNSINEDYAEGYLRINPKYSSNAYLNSPGEKPDILIAGPRDRNRAFDGDYVVVRIHPQQYWQLLQNGQTQRTGVIVSILEEMHPRIVVGYVKHKGVFLFFYPRDKRVPILKIDKKKYPLPKECATAGEDTLFLAEVTDWVKPKLANGKILRLVGTAGDVSVESNAILLELNLDVTPYNQEIIKDLPNKDYRLTENDIKDREDWRNECVFTIDPESSADLDDAVSCKLLENGNYEIGVHIADVTYYLEFLSPLDVQVAKRATTIYMTDNVYHMLPTQLCNVCSLVPGQDKLTFSVICEVTPEAKIVKYRFAKTVINSSCKMSYNDAQKFIENPENNWSDDTLHISGNYNINDLSSKVNTLHKLASKRRCERYANGALEIDQPKLHVTIDRSTGEPVSYYIEEHKESNRLIQEFMLLANMIVARFLYNNIPETALLRNHRGPSMSVLNKTKDVLQKFGIHLDIESSGSLHNSIIRYKEELESESNDFEATMKYRMMVINNLCSKAMNRATYNCSSIFKSEEELRHYALNVAHYTHFTSPIRRYSDCVVHRLLYSVIKNEPLPETWSDKLCMRSKLQHEKIQCKTSTGAK; encoded by the exons ATGAGTTCCTCGGGTTCTCTTAAAAATACGTTTCATAAAGTAAGTATTCTGAAAAATTGTGAAAACGAAATTAATCCGACACCACATTGTTCTAAGACAATGGACGAAAAAGTAGATGAAAGAAAAAACCGTTCTATAAGGGTTGAAAGTAATggtaaaaaacaacaaaaaaataaaaatagctgtatgaaattgaaaatcattccAAAATGTGACAACGATAGGGACTATAtgttaaagaattttaaaaaactaactTTGCAAGAACCTTCTGTGACGGATTTAAAAACGAAAGtacagaaaattgaaagaatacgtcctgataataattttcaagatGAGCAGCAAAATCTTCCTAAACAG agaaataaaaaaactttgAAAACTGGTAAGGAGAGACACAAATTGAAAGAACCAAAATATCAGGAGTTTGAATGTGACAGcacaaagaaaacagaaaatattaaagaagaaaatgtatttaacgCTCAAGGAAAAGCTCCAAAACAGttaaaaggaaaagataaaTTTCCAGAACATATACCCAGAGATCAAGTTCGAGAGATTTTAAGTAAccaaaattcaattaatgaGGACTATGCAGAAGGATACTTGCGCATTAATcctaaatattcttcaaatgcATATTTAAATTCGCCGGGTGAAAAACCAGATATATTGATTGCTGGACCAAGGGATAGAAATCGAGCTTTTGATGGAGATTATGTTGTAGTCCGTATACATCCCCAACAATACTGGCAATTGCTTCAAAATGGTCAGACGCAAAGGACAGGtgttattgtttctatattagAAGAAATGCATCCAAGGATAGTGGTGGGATATGTAAAACATAAaggagtatttttatttttttatcctAGGGATAAACGTGTACCGATACTTAAAAtagacaaaaaaaaatatccTTTACCAAAGGAATGCGCTACAGCAGGTGAAGATACATTATTTTTGGCTGAAGTTACTGATTGGGTGAAACCTAAACTTGCAAATGG GAAAATTTTAAGATTGGTTGGAACTGCGGGTGATGTATCTGTAGAATCAAATGCAATATTGCTTGAACTTAACTTAGATGTAACGCCGTACAATCAGGAAATAATCAAGGATCTTCCAAATAAAGATTACCGTTTAACAGAAAATGACATTAAAGACAGGGAAGACTGGAGAAATGAATGTGTATTCACTATTGACCCTGAGTCTAGTGCTGACTTAGATGATGCAGTTTCTTGTAAACTTTTAGAAAATGGAAACTACGAA ATTGGTGTACATATAGCTGATGTTACCTATTATTTGGAATTCTTGTCTCCATTAGATGTACAAGTAGCAAAGCGAGCTACAACTATTTACATGACTGACAATGTGTATCACATGTTACCGACTCAATTGTGTAATGTATGTTCTCTGGTACCTGGTCAAGATAAGCTTACTTTTTCTGTCATATGTGAAGTGACACCAGAAGCAAAAATTGTGAAATATCGTTTTGCAAAAACAGTAATAAATTCTAGTTGTAAAATGTCTTATAATGATGCtcaaaaatttattgaaaatcccGAAAATAATTGGTCCGACGATACGTTACATATAAGTGGGAACTATAACATTAATGATTTATCTTCAAAAGTTAATACGTTACATAAGTTAGCTAGCAAACGACGTTGTGAGAGATATGCAAATGGTGCTTTGGAAATTGATCAGCCAAAATTACATGTTACAATTGATAGAAGTACAGGTGAACCCGTGTCTTACTACATAGAAGAACACAAAGAGAGTAATag gCTGATACAAGAATTTATGTTGCTGGCTAATATGATAGTAGCCAGGTTTTTGTACAACAATATTCCTGAAACTGCTTTACTACGAAATCATAGAGGACCATCCAtgtctgttttaaataaaacgaaagatgTCCTACAAAAATTTGGAATTCATTTAGATATTGAATCCTCTGGTTCATTACATAATAGCATCATACGTTATAAAGAAGAATTAGAGTCAGAATCCAATGATTTTGAAGCGACGATGAAATATAGAATGATGGTTATTAACAATCTGTGCTCTAAAGCAATGAAC cgtGCAACTTATAATTGTTCATCTATCTTTAAATCAGAGGAGGAATTGAGACATTACGCTTTAAACGTAGCCCATTATACGCATTTTACTTCTCCTATTAGACGATACAGCGATTGTGTAGTACATCGATTACTTTATTCAGTCATAAAAAATGAGCCATTACCAGAAACATGGTCGGATAAACTGTGCATGCG CAGCAAATTGCAACATGAAAAAATACAATGCAAAACTAGCACAGGAGCAAAGTAG
- the LOC116427183 gene encoding DIS3-like exonuclease 2 isoform X1, translating into MSSSGSLKNTFHKVSILKNCENEINPTPHCSKTMDEKVDERKNRSIRVESNGKKQQKNKNSCMKLKIIPKCDNDRDYMLKNFKKLTLQEPSVTDLKTKVQKIERIRPDNNFQDEQQNLPKQRNKKTLKTGKERHKLKEPKYQEFECDSTKKTENIKEENVFNAQGKAPKQLKGKDKFPEHIPRDQVREILSNQNSINEDYAEGYLRINPKYSSNAYLNSPGEKPDILIAGPRDRNRAFDGDYVVVRIHPQQYWQLLQNGQTQRTGVIVSILEEMHPRIVVGYVKHKGVFLFFYPRDKRVPILKIDKKKYPLPKECATAGEDTLFLAEVTDWVKPKLANGKILRLVGTAGDVSVESNAILLELNLDVTPYNQEIIKDLPNKDYRLTENDIKDREDWRNECVFTIDPESSADLDDAVSCKLLENGNYEIGVHIADVTYYLEFLSPLDVQVAKRATTIYMTDNVYHMLPTQLCNVCSLVPGQDKLTFSVICEVTPEAKIVKYRFAKTVINSSCKMSYNDAQKFIENPENNWSDDTLHISGNYNINDLSSKVNTLHKLASKRRCERYANGALEIDQPKLHVTIDRSTGEPVSYYIEEHKESNRLIQEFMLLANMIVARFLYNNIPETALLRNHRGPSMSVLNKTKDVLQKFGIHLDIESSGSLHNSIIRYKEELESESNDFEATMKYRMMVINNLCSKAMNRATYNCSSIFKSEEELRHYALNVAHYTHFTSPIRRYSDCVVHRLLYSVIKNEPLPETWSDKLCMRIAANCNMKKYNAKLAQEQSSELYFAYLVDLNGPFMTMSIVCDVRETSIDVILCQMGIKLKVYFTNLETLASIKYSSDGSVSTINITWKQSAVTQIINIFTLLYLKIEKDPACYRLMGTILQPH; encoded by the exons ATGAGTTCCTCGGGTTCTCTTAAAAATACGTTTCATAAAGTAAGTATTCTGAAAAATTGTGAAAACGAAATTAATCCGACACCACATTGTTCTAAGACAATGGACGAAAAAGTAGATGAAAGAAAAAACCGTTCTATAAGGGTTGAAAGTAATggtaaaaaacaacaaaaaaataaaaatagctgtatgaaattgaaaatcattccAAAATGTGACAACGATAGGGACTATAtgttaaagaattttaaaaaactaactTTGCAAGAACCTTCTGTGACGGATTTAAAAACGAAAGtacagaaaattgaaagaatacgtcctgataataattttcaagatGAGCAGCAAAATCTTCCTAAACAG agaaataaaaaaactttgAAAACTGGTAAGGAGAGACACAAATTGAAAGAACCAAAATATCAGGAGTTTGAATGTGACAGcacaaagaaaacagaaaatattaaagaagaaaatgtatttaacgCTCAAGGAAAAGCTCCAAAACAGttaaaaggaaaagataaaTTTCCAGAACATATACCCAGAGATCAAGTTCGAGAGATTTTAAGTAAccaaaattcaattaatgaGGACTATGCAGAAGGATACTTGCGCATTAATcctaaatattcttcaaatgcATATTTAAATTCGCCGGGTGAAAAACCAGATATATTGATTGCTGGACCAAGGGATAGAAATCGAGCTTTTGATGGAGATTATGTTGTAGTCCGTATACATCCCCAACAATACTGGCAATTGCTTCAAAATGGTCAGACGCAAAGGACAGGtgttattgtttctatattagAAGAAATGCATCCAAGGATAGTGGTGGGATATGTAAAACATAAaggagtatttttatttttttatcctAGGGATAAACGTGTACCGATACTTAAAAtagacaaaaaaaaatatccTTTACCAAAGGAATGCGCTACAGCAGGTGAAGATACATTATTTTTGGCTGAAGTTACTGATTGGGTGAAACCTAAACTTGCAAATGG GAAAATTTTAAGATTGGTTGGAACTGCGGGTGATGTATCTGTAGAATCAAATGCAATATTGCTTGAACTTAACTTAGATGTAACGCCGTACAATCAGGAAATAATCAAGGATCTTCCAAATAAAGATTACCGTTTAACAGAAAATGACATTAAAGACAGGGAAGACTGGAGAAATGAATGTGTATTCACTATTGACCCTGAGTCTAGTGCTGACTTAGATGATGCAGTTTCTTGTAAACTTTTAGAAAATGGAAACTACGAA ATTGGTGTACATATAGCTGATGTTACCTATTATTTGGAATTCTTGTCTCCATTAGATGTACAAGTAGCAAAGCGAGCTACAACTATTTACATGACTGACAATGTGTATCACATGTTACCGACTCAATTGTGTAATGTATGTTCTCTGGTACCTGGTCAAGATAAGCTTACTTTTTCTGTCATATGTGAAGTGACACCAGAAGCAAAAATTGTGAAATATCGTTTTGCAAAAACAGTAATAAATTCTAGTTGTAAAATGTCTTATAATGATGCtcaaaaatttattgaaaatcccGAAAATAATTGGTCCGACGATACGTTACATATAAGTGGGAACTATAACATTAATGATTTATCTTCAAAAGTTAATACGTTACATAAGTTAGCTAGCAAACGACGTTGTGAGAGATATGCAAATGGTGCTTTGGAAATTGATCAGCCAAAATTACATGTTACAATTGATAGAAGTACAGGTGAACCCGTGTCTTACTACATAGAAGAACACAAAGAGAGTAATag gCTGATACAAGAATTTATGTTGCTGGCTAATATGATAGTAGCCAGGTTTTTGTACAACAATATTCCTGAAACTGCTTTACTACGAAATCATAGAGGACCATCCAtgtctgttttaaataaaacgaaagatgTCCTACAAAAATTTGGAATTCATTTAGATATTGAATCCTCTGGTTCATTACATAATAGCATCATACGTTATAAAGAAGAATTAGAGTCAGAATCCAATGATTTTGAAGCGACGATGAAATATAGAATGATGGTTATTAACAATCTGTGCTCTAAAGCAATGAAC cgtGCAACTTATAATTGTTCATCTATCTTTAAATCAGAGGAGGAATTGAGACATTACGCTTTAAACGTAGCCCATTATACGCATTTTACTTCTCCTATTAGACGATACAGCGATTGTGTAGTACATCGATTACTTTATTCAGTCATAAAAAATGAGCCATTACCAGAAACATGGTCGGATAAACTGTGCATGCG tatagCAGCAAATTGCAACATGAAAAAATACAATGCAAAACTAGCACAGGAGCAAAGTAGTGAATTGTATTTTGCTTATTTAGTAGATTTAAATGGTCCTTTTATGACCATGAGCATTGTATGTGATGTAAGGGAAACAAGTATAGACGTAATATTGTGTCAAATGGGcataaaattaaaagtttatttcaCAAATTTAGAAACTTTAGCATCCATTAAATATTCTTCCGATGGTTCGGTTTCAACGATAAATATTACATGGAAACAATCCGCTGTAACTCAG ataatcaatattttcactttattatatttaaaaattgaaaaagaccCTGCATGTTATCGACTAATGGGAACCATTTTACAACCGCATTAG
- the MARCH6 gene encoding membrane-associated ring finger (C3HC4) 6 encodes MTEDMLGADICRVCRSEGLADRPLFHPCICTGSIKWIHQECLVQWMRYSRKEYCELCGYRFSFTPIYSPDMPRRLPLRDVIGGLFSNIVTAVKYWLHYTLVAIAWLGVVPLTACRTYRALFSGPLDLIRIMSLPMDMLSAENISSDVFHGCFVVTCTLFAFVGLVWLREQILHAGGPDWLGRDIVQVHAGRNHARLVIPEQPLQGQRALQQQEIQDNNNVPPFVDEPPVLLANPNNDNPRNAEGHRIEDNNLVNNERTHETEGHGRDIELHAGARNGEQQIDQLPREMEPAVAPRDIEPVIPRRDMEPAIAPRDIEPVIPHRDMEVQVDGEQANARAGEGWRDQVQGQAQGEAEEANWNPMEWDRPAEELTWERLLGLDGSLVFLEHVFWVVSLNTLFIMVFAFCPYHIGSFAIAGLGLQEYAAASHFEGLVTTLCGYCVIGVCLVVLHTLADLLAFYHSQRILGLCYVIVKVSLLSVVEIGVLPLVCGWWLDICSLAMFDATLRDRESAFKLAPGTSMFIHWVVGMIYIYYFASFILLLREVLRPGVLWFLRNLNDPDFSPMQEMIHLSILRHVKRLVASAVIFGTTILLMLWLPVKLLRWAWPGFLPYTVTVQSETQISEFSLELLLLQVILPALLEQTHTRTWLKSLVRGWCRVVAWMLDLQSYLQRDQTDDPEPAVIEEPQHLDLGAAHQALLPRDGPTVFQPYVRPRWFPARLIGLLFCVCVSLVIASLIAMTLPVWLGRRVMALWMVGAPAPFPPVLPPTLSGSETNEAVVALSGRVHEVYTVACGTYVCWGAARGLALAFSWLPRGRRAVIDRVKHWAIIGLKASVAFFLLIGLIPLLFGLLLELIVVVPLRVPLEQNPILFIWQDWALGVLYTKIATALTLMGPDWRIRMAIERAYNDGIREIDLKFIVTELAAPVICCFGLALAVPYAVAYGIVPLLITNLQTQILIARHLYPFLLMVYLVCIVICIQIRQFKKLYEHIKNDKYLVGQRLVNYEHRNKSQSQQSQASS; translated from the exons ATGACGGAGGACATGTTAGGTGCAGATATCTGTAGAGTCTGTAGGTCTGAAGGTCTTGCAGATAGACCTTTGTTTCATCCATGCATTTGTACAGGCAGTATTAAATGGATACATCAAGAATGTTTAGTGCAATGGATGCGTTATTCACGTAAAGAATATTGTGAACTATGTGGATATCGTTTCTCATTTACACCGATCTATAGCCCAGACATGCCACGCCGTTTGCCACTAAGAGATGTTATTGGTggattattttctaatattgtCACAGCAGTCAAATATTGGTTGCATTATACTTTAGTTGCAATTGCGTGGCTTGGTGTTGTTCCATTAACTGCTTGTAGAACATACAGAGCTTTGTTTAGTGGACCTCTTGATCTAATTCGA atAATGTCATTACCAATGGATATGCTATCTGCAGAAAATATATCTTCAGATGTATTTCATGGTTGCTTTGTAGTTACTTGCACGTTATTTGCGTTTGTTGGTTTGGTATGGTTAAGGGAACAAATTTTACATGCTGGTGGTCCAGATTGGCTTGGAAGAGATATTGTACAAGTACACGCAGGTCGTAATCATGCGCGTTTAGTCATACCTGAACAGCCACTTCAAGGGCAGAGAGCCCTTCAGCAGCAGGAAATtcaagataataataatgttccACCTTTTGTCGATGAACCTCCTGTTTTGTTAGCAAATCCAAACAATGACAATCCTAGAAATGCGGAAGGACATAGGATAGAggataataatttagtaaataacGAGAGGACACATGAAACGGAAGGACATGGTAGAGATATTGAATTACATGCAGGTGCTAGAAATGGAGAACAACAAATAGATCAGCTTCCTAGAGAAATGGAACCAGCTGTAGCTCCCAGAGATATAGAACCAGTGATACCTCGTAGAGACATGGAACCAGCTATAGCTCCCAGAGATATAGAACCAGTGATACCTCATAGAGACATGGAAGTACAAGTAGATGGTGAACAAGCGAATGCAAGAGCTGGCGAAGGGTGGAGAGATCAAGTTCAAGGTCAAGCACAAGGAGAAGCCGAAGAGGCCAACTGGAATCCAATGGAATGGGATAGACCAGCTGAAGAGTTAACGTGGGAACGGCTTTTAGGCTTGGATGGTTCTCTAGTGTTCCTTGAACATGTATTTTGGGTTGTGTCCCTAAATACTCTATTTATCATG gTTTTCGCTTTTTGCCCTTATCATATTGGTAGTTTCGCAATAGCGGGACTAGGATTGCAAGAATATGCAGCGGCATCTCATTTTGAGGGATTAGTAACAACATTGTGTGGTTATTGTGTAATCGGAGTCTGTTTAGTGGTTCTTCATACACTTGCAGATCTTTTAGCTTTTTACCACTCACAGCGTATACTAGGTTTATGTTATGTTATAGTAAAAGTTTCTTTACTATCCGTCGTCGAGATAGGTGTACTTCCTTTAGTATGTGGTTGGTGGTTAGATATTTGTTCGTTAGCAATGTTTGATGCTACTCTTAGAGATAGAGAATCCGCTTTCAAATTAGCACCCGGCACTTCAATGTTTATTCATTGGGTGGTTggaatgatttatatatattatttcgcTTCGTTCATTCTACTGTTACGGGAAGTGTTACGGCCTGGAGTATTATGGTTCTTAAGAAACTTAAATGATCCTGATTTCTCTCCTATGCAAGAAATGATACATCTTTCAATTTTGAGACACGTGAAAAGGCTCGTTGCATCTGCAGTTATATTTGGGACGAccattttattaatgttatggTTACCGGTGAAACTGTTGAGGTGGGCATGGCCAGGATTTTTACCGTATACAGTGACTGTTCAGAGTGAAACTCAG ATCAGTGAGTTTTCATTGGAACTGTTGTTACTGCAAGTGATTCTTCCTGCGTTATTGGAACAAACCCACACACGTACATGGTTAAAGTCTCTTGTAAGGGGCTGGTGTCGAGTAGTAGCCTGGATGTTAGATCTCCAATCATATCTTCAGAGAGACCAGACGGATGATCCGGAACCAGCAGTGATCGAAGAGCCGCAACATCTTGATTTAGGTGCTGCGCATCAGGCTTTACTGCCTAGAGACGGACCAACAGTTTTCCAACCATATGTCAGGCCACGCTGGTTTCCTGCTAGGCTGATCGGTCTTTTGTTCTGCGTATGCGTTTCTCTCGTTATCGCTAGCTTGATTGCAATGACTCTTCCTGTTTGGCTTGGACGCAGAGTAATGGCACTGTGGATGGTTGGAGCTCCTGCTCCATTTCCACCAGTATTACCACCTACTTTAAGCGGATCTG AAACCAATGAAGCAGTGGTTGCTTTATCTGGACGAGTACACGAGGTCTACACTGTAGCTTGTGGAACGTATGTATGTTGGGGCGCCGCAAGAGGATTAGCTTTGGCATTCTCTTGGCTGCCACGTGGACGAAGGGCTGTAATAGACAGAGTAAAGCATTGGGCAATCATTGGCCTTAAGGCATCAGTTGCATTTTTTCTACTTATTGGCCTAATACCATTGTTATTTGGACTTCTTCTGGAATTAATCGTCGTAGTACCTTTACGTGTACCACTAGAACAGAATCCGATATTATTTATCTGGCAAGATTGGGCTTTGGGTGTTTTGTACACAAAAATAGCGACAGCCCTTACGTTGATGGGACCGGATTGGAGAATTCGAATGGCAATTGAACGAGCATACAATGACGGCATTAGAGAAatagatttaaaatttatcgtGACTGAATTAGCAGCTCCAGTAATATGTTGCTTCGGTCTTGCTTTAGCTGTTCCGTATGCCGTAGCTTATGGAATAGTTCCACTTTTAATTACGAATCTGCAGACACAAATTCTTATCGCTAGACATTTGTACCCTTTCCTCCTAATGGTGTACTTAGTATGTATTGTTATATGTATTCAAATTCGTCAATTTAAGAAACTTTATGAACATATAAAAAATGACAAATACCTTGTGGGACAAAGATTAGTGAACTATGAACATCGGAATAAATCTCAGTCACAACAGTCTCAAGCATCCAGCTAA